Proteins from one Xenopus tropicalis strain Nigerian chromosome 1, UCB_Xtro_10.0, whole genome shotgun sequence genomic window:
- the lrrc70 gene encoding leucine-rich repeat-containing protein 70, producing the protein MTSIFKGVRGIGSKSSACLQVFLRGYILLLHLQNHTHCCPTACHVCTGRQVNCRGSGLSQVPRSFPKTTTLIYLSGNNISHISADDFTDLQKLAVLYLDNASVSFIQPRAFGQLKKLYYLYLNDNFIQLLDPGALDGLSNLNYLYLQSNQMAILPRGLFRYLKALRYLMLNRNQLGELIGDVFAGMTSLSTLNLANNNISRISESAFRYLENLEHLYLDENHLTQVPSLALRHLKNLKRLSLSNNPLGSIHNFAFRGLDSLQYLFLENANIDAIMEYSFCGLNNVKQLILSRNKLNTLEGKMFNYLNHLMYLQLDKNSIAAIYDNTFEELVSLKVLNLAFNNLTFLQPKVLQPLISLTHFQATNNPWDCGCPLLEIRNFLLSSSFSFSIHCQNPPQLQGRPLHNLKRSEFDNCPTKNPLFQTSQDAEFSTAAMLFGYMKSAAHNPFFDISMPTDFPYDELSTDGVSGTTTILPSLTLNTPLMSAPVNLTLEGKNLIPTDIAVNVSLIPSTICPQQLNSLTQSFQILLSFFILLCAVIIFLIFTIIRLKKKHVPPENHADSALEYYSCYHSGRYQLTDPVSIVPQSPDIDILRPLKSSTTDHQTQVILFEHSAL; encoded by the coding sequence ATGACAAGCATCTTTAAGGGGGTGCGTGGTATTGGATCCAAAAGTTCTGCCTGCCTGCAAGTTTTCCTACGTGGCTATATTCTTCTGCTACATCTACAAAATCACACGCACTGCTGCCCTACCGCTTGCCATGTCTGCACAGGAAGACAAGTTAACTGCCGTGGCTCGGGTCTGAGCCAGGTACCGAGGAGTTTCCCCAAAACCACAACTCTTATTTATTTGAGTGGAAATAATATTAGCCACATAAGTGCCGACGACTTTACTGACCTGCAGAAACTTGCTGTACTGTATTTAGATAACGCCAGCGTTTCTTTTATACAACCCAGAGCATTTGGTCAGTTGAAAAAGCTTTACTATTTATATCTAAATGATAATTTTATACAGCTGTTAGATCCAGGAGCATTGGATGGGCTTTCAAACCTTAACTATTTATACCTGCAGAGTAATCAAATGGCTATCCTTCCGCGTGGTTTATTTAGATACCTTAAAGCTCTTCGATATTTAATGCTAAACAGAAACCAGCTTGGGGAACTCATCGGTGACGTATTTGCAGGAATGACCAGCCTCAGCACGCTAAATTTAGCTAACAATAATATCTCCCGCATCTCAGAATCAGCATTCCGTTACCTTGAAAACTTGGAACACCTTTATCTGGATGAAAACCATTTAACGCAGGTGCCCTCACTTGCGCTGAGACATCTAAAAAATCTCAAACGGCTTTCATTATCTAACAACCCTCTTGGATCTATACATAACTTTGCCTTCAGAGGGCTGGACTCTCTGCAGTACTTGTTTTTGGAAAATGCCAATATAGATGCTATTATGGAGTACTCTTTCTGTGGACTGAATAATGTCAAACAGCTTATTTTAAGTAGAAATAAGTTAAATACTCTTGAAGGCAAGATGTTCAACTACCTGAATCATTTGATGTATCTTCAGCTGGACAAAAACAGCATAGCCGCCATTTATGATAACACATTTGAAGAACTTGTGTCCTTGAAAGTTCTTAATTTGGCCTTTAACAACCTGACGTTCCTTCAGCCTAAAGTCCTTCAGCCTTTGATATCATTAACACATTTCCAGGCAACAAATAACCCATGGGACTGTGGTTGCCCTTTATTAGAAATTCGAAATTTCCTCTTGTCATCTTCGTTTTCATTTAGCATTCATTGTCAGAATCCCCCGCAGCTGCAGGGGCGGCCGTTGCATAACCTGAAACGGTCTGAGTTTGACAACTGTCCCACTAAAAACCCATTATTCCAAACAAGTCAGGATGCTGAGTTTTCTACAGCAGCCATGTTGTTCGGATACATGAAAAGCGCAGCACACAACCCTTTTTTTGATATTTCAATGCCAACTGACTTTCCCTATGATGAATTATCAACGGATGGTGTATCTGGAACAACAACCATTCTTCCATCCTTAACTTTGAATACACCTTTAATGTCGGCACCAGTAAATCTGACTCTTGAAGGAAAGAATCTAATACCAACAGACATAGCAGTCAATGTTTCCTTGATACCTTCCACAATATGTCCACAGCAGCTCAACAGCCTGACCCAGTCTTTTCAGATTCttctttcatttttcattttgttatgtGCAGTCATTATTTTCCTAATTTTTACTATCATCcgtttaaagaaaaaacatgtacCGCCTGAAAATCACGCAGACAGTGCATTGGAGTATTACAGTTGTTACCACTCTGGAAGATACCAACTTACTGACCCTGTAAGCATTGTGCCACAAAGCCCAGATATTGACATCTTAAGACCACTTAAGTCGTCCACTACGGACCATCAGACACAAGTCATTTTGTTTGAACATTCAGCTCTCTAG